Genomic window (Bacillus vallismortis):
AGCAGAATCAGCACGACATACAGAATCGGAAGCAGCAGTGAAGATGTTGCTTCTTCTTCCTTTGTTTCCGTGGATGACGTCTTTGTGATCGGTTTTTCAGCAAACGTAATCCCGAGCTGTTTCGACTGGGCCGCAATCGTGTTGGATTCTTCGGCATCTGTTGATGTAAACAAACCTTTAATCAGCTCGGCGTCCTTGTCCTCCGGCTTATCAAAGGTAATATCCTTCTGTTCCTCAGGCAGTTCTGTTTTCTCTTCATAGTAGGAATCTTCATGCAAATAATTCGTATCGATTTCGATGTCTTTTTTCTCATATTGGTTTGGCGCGACATCTGTATTTTCTTCAGTTTCGGCAGCGGCGGCAGAGGGTATGAAAAGGGAAAAGGAGAGCATACAAATCATGATCCCCTTTTCCATACTGCGATTACGCTTCATATGTTTCATCGCTTTCTGCTGTTTTTTCCGCCATCAGCCGGATCACAAGCGGCAGAGCCGCGGCAATCACCGTAATGACCAGCAGAACCGTTATTCCCATTGTAAACAAGTGCCCTGTGCCGTACTGGATGTCGATAAATACTTTCGAAACAGGATCTTCAAATGTAAAGTTCGGCATAATCAAATCAATAAGCGGTGCGACGTAGAATAGAATCATCGCCGCTGAAGCAACCCATCCAGAAATTGATCCGAATCTGAATGCCGCCCGTATGAAGGCAGAGCTTGCAACCAGCAATAGAATCGTAAATACAGACCACTTAATCGTCTGGTCGTCCGGCAGCGAATAAATATTCAAACCGAACAAGCTGATCATGAGCCCGACAAGGATATTCAGAATTCCGAACAGCGCTCCTTTGACGAGAAGCGGCGCGTTTTGGTAATACGAGCTGAAATAGCCGATTAACAGAC
Coding sequences:
- the essA gene encoding type VII secretion protein EssA; amino-acid sequence: MLSFSLFIPSAAAAETEENTDVAPNQYEKKDIEIDTNYLHEDSYYEEKTELPEEQKDITFDKPEDKDAELIKGLFTSTDAEESNTIAAQSKQLGITFAEKPITKTSSTETKEEEATSSLLLPILYVVLILLGIAGIVFLIPKVTAQENKKA